In Bradyrhizobium erythrophlei, a single genomic region encodes these proteins:
- a CDS encoding 2OG-Fe(II) oxygenase, with the protein MSNTKAERRNIILGDPVPWFGLPVLTGGSFDLQASAGRWVVLSFVGSLADPRAIAEVGELMHLSTSFSEDHLVVACVYTGQPSQTDHLAAISSATLSFLADPDGAVSRSFGAEGMPRTVILDSMLRSIADIAWDHPQGHANMVRNILQSLPAVDDSAGVPLFAPALMVPRVFSFDICDFLIRFYETQGAVDSGFQFDIDGKSVTLSNWRLKRRSDAAVGVPEVRELIRDHIVRRLIGPIEQYFQFKATRMDRYVVACYDSEVGAHFHRHRDNINAGAQHRRFALSINLNKDFEGGDLLFPEFGRRTYRPSEGGALVFSCGALHQVTPVTKGKRYAFLAFMYGEEDVAKREANNTRLHAGELQYTSGRDRLFPEEEQPDDLSSVA; encoded by the coding sequence ATGAGCAACACCAAAGCAGAGCGTCGCAACATCATTCTCGGTGATCCCGTTCCGTGGTTCGGCCTGCCGGTCCTGACCGGCGGATCGTTCGACTTGCAAGCCAGCGCCGGCCGTTGGGTGGTGTTGAGCTTCGTCGGTTCGCTGGCCGATCCGCGCGCGATTGCGGAAGTCGGCGAGCTCATGCATCTGAGCACCTCGTTCAGCGAGGATCATCTGGTCGTCGCATGCGTCTACACCGGGCAGCCGAGCCAGACCGATCATCTCGCCGCGATCTCGAGCGCAACTTTGTCGTTTCTCGCCGATCCCGACGGCGCCGTCAGCCGGTCCTTCGGCGCCGAGGGAATGCCGCGCACCGTCATTCTTGATTCGATGCTGCGATCGATCGCCGATATCGCCTGGGATCACCCGCAGGGCCACGCGAACATGGTCCGCAATATCCTGCAAAGCCTGCCGGCGGTCGATGATTCCGCCGGCGTTCCGCTGTTCGCGCCGGCGCTGATGGTGCCGCGGGTTTTCAGCTTCGACATCTGCGATTTCCTGATCCGGTTCTATGAAACTCAAGGCGCCGTCGACTCCGGATTTCAGTTCGACATCGACGGCAAGAGTGTGACGCTGTCCAACTGGCGGCTGAAGCGGCGGAGCGACGCCGCGGTCGGCGTCCCCGAAGTGCGCGAACTGATCCGTGACCACATCGTGCGGCGGCTGATCGGTCCGATCGAGCAGTATTTCCAGTTCAAGGCGACGCGGATGGATCGCTATGTCGTCGCCTGCTACGACAGCGAGGTCGGCGCCCACTTCCACCGCCATCGCGACAACATCAACGCCGGCGCCCAGCACCGGCGCTTCGCGCTTTCGATCAACCTCAACAAGGATTTCGAAGGCGGCGATCTCCTGTTCCCGGAATTCGGCCGCAGGACCTATCGGCCGTCCGAAGGCGGCGCGCTGGTATTTTCCTGCGGCGCACTGCATCAGGTGACGCCGGTGACGAAAGGCAAGCGTTACGCCTTCCTGGCGTTCATGTACGGCGAGGAAGACGTCGCCAAACGTGAGGCCAACAACACCAGGCTGCATGCCGGCGAGCTGCAATATACCAGCGGGCGCGACCGTTTGTTCCCCGAGGAAGAACAGCCCGACGACCTGTCGTCGGTCGCCTAG
- the flgH gene encoding flagellar basal body L-ring protein FlgH encodes MLAYKFRRIALTGTMLTIVSFAGGCSGIDRLSQIGEEPKLSAIENPTTQPGYKPVQMPMPKPEIVSYNPNSLWRNGSRSFFKDQRAHQIGDLLTVTVNITDQANFANETQRSRTATEDSGITAFLGSALLGQTAQKVLPGRFLTADEKSGTDGKGSIVRQETLQTNVAAIVTQVLPNGNLVVEGRQEIRVNYEKRELIVAGIVRPEDIQSDNTIDSSKIAQARIAYGGHGEISDLQQPRYGSQVMDVLLPF; translated from the coding sequence ATGTTGGCTTACAAGTTCAGACGTATTGCGCTGACCGGGACCATGCTGACGATCGTCAGCTTCGCGGGCGGCTGCTCCGGCATCGACCGCCTCTCCCAGATCGGCGAAGAGCCGAAGCTTTCGGCGATCGAGAACCCGACGACCCAGCCGGGCTACAAGCCGGTGCAGATGCCGATGCCGAAGCCGGAAATCGTGTCCTACAATCCCAATTCGCTGTGGCGAAACGGCTCGCGCTCCTTCTTCAAGGATCAGCGCGCCCATCAGATCGGTGACCTCCTGACCGTCACCGTCAACATCACCGACCAGGCAAACTTCGCCAACGAGACCCAGCGCAGCCGCACCGCGACGGAAGATTCCGGCATCACCGCCTTCCTCGGCTCCGCCCTGCTCGGCCAGACCGCTCAGAAGGTGCTGCCTGGCCGCTTCCTGACGGCGGACGAAAAGTCGGGCACCGACGGCAAGGGTTCGATCGTCCGCCAGGAGACCTTGCAGACCAACGTCGCGGCGATCGTCACGCAGGTGCTGCCGAACGGCAACCTCGTGGTCGAAGGCAGGCAGGAAATCCGCGTCAACTACGAAAAGCGCGAACTGATCGTGGCCGGCATCGTGCGGCCCGAAGATATCCAGAGCGACAACACCATCGACTCCTCGAAGATCGCGCAGGCCCGCATCGCCTATGGCGGTCACGGCGAGATCAGCGACCTCCAGCAGCCGCGCTACGGCAGCCAGGTCATGGACGTGCTGTTGCCGTTCTAA
- the flgA gene encoding flagellar basal body P-ring formation chaperone FlgA, with amino-acid sequence MMFRPLLVTALLVAASSAAIAEDKDDTVATPVLRAQVTVESDIVRVGDVIENAGTAAQIAIYRSPDLGTTGSLPTAQVINVLQAHQVIGVDTKGIKSVSVTRLARILDGKDIESQVAHALEHRSGLGDAANLNLTFDRDVQDVRLDASNTGALQPVSVRYEARSGRFDVSFEIANDNTGSRTKLRFTGVAIEMLEAAVLTRNVDRGDVLKASDVVIERRPKAEVGSDAATRSHTVGMQMRKGLRAGQPLKIADLGKPDLVQRDDNVTLIYEAAGLYLTVRGKAVDGGTEGDTVTVLNLQSKRTVAGTVIGRGQVAISVPMPRTASADTTSSVAEPDAPVSIARRNNAQTNSNAE; translated from the coding sequence ATGATGTTCCGCCCGCTGCTCGTTACCGCCCTGCTCGTCGCAGCGTCTTCGGCCGCGATTGCCGAAGACAAGGACGACACCGTCGCGACGCCGGTGCTGCGCGCGCAGGTTACGGTGGAAAGCGACATCGTGCGGGTCGGCGACGTGATCGAGAACGCCGGAACGGCGGCGCAGATCGCCATCTACCGTTCGCCCGATCTCGGCACCACCGGATCGCTGCCGACCGCACAGGTCATCAACGTGCTCCAGGCGCATCAGGTGATCGGCGTCGACACCAAAGGCATCAAGTCGGTCTCCGTCACGCGGCTGGCGCGCATCCTCGACGGCAAGGACATCGAATCCCAGGTCGCGCACGCGCTCGAACACCGCAGCGGCCTTGGCGACGCCGCCAACCTCAATCTGACCTTCGACCGCGACGTGCAGGACGTCCGGTTGGACGCCTCGAACACCGGCGCGTTGCAGCCGGTCTCGGTGCGCTACGAGGCGCGCAGCGGACGCTTCGACGTCTCCTTCGAGATCGCCAACGACAACACCGGCTCCCGCACCAAGCTGCGTTTCACCGGCGTCGCCATCGAAATGCTGGAAGCCGCCGTGCTGACCCGCAATGTCGATCGCGGCGACGTGCTGAAAGCCTCCGACGTCGTCATCGAGCGGCGTCCGAAGGCCGAAGTCGGCAGCGACGCCGCAACCCGCAGCCACACGGTCGGCATGCAGATGCGCAAAGGCCTGCGCGCCGGTCAGCCGTTGAAAATTGCCGATCTCGGCAAGCCGGACCTGGTGCAACGCGACGACAACGTGACGCTGATCTACGAAGCGGCCGGCCTTTACCTCACCGTACGCGGCAAGGCGGTCGATGGCGGCACCGAAGGCGACACGGTCACCGTGCTCAACCTGCAATCCAAGCGTACCGTCGCCGGCACGGTGATCGGCCGCGGGCAGGTCGCCATTTCCGTTCCCATGCCGCGGACTGCCAGCGCCGACACCACTTCCTCGGTCGCCGAACCCGACGCCCCTGTATCCATCGCCCGCCGCAATAACGCGCAGACGAATTCAAACGCAGAGTAA
- the flgG gene encoding flagellar basal-body rod protein FlgG — protein MQALHTAATGMAAQELSVQVISNNIANLRTTGFKKQTAEFQDLIYQHVARVGAQASTQGTILPVGIDIGGGVKTVGTPRSMTQGTLSQTGNDLDLAITGEGFFKILMPDGTFQYTRDGTFQMDNTGRIVNAQGNPVQPTITIPQNSQGLAINTQGQVSVTQPGSTTSTIIGQIGLTRFVNKAGLMPVGNNNFTDTPSSGTPQDGIATLEGYGTINQGSLEQANVDVVSEMSDLIAAQRAYEMNAKVISAADQMMQSTTALFR, from the coding sequence ATGCAAGCCCTTCATACTGCCGCGACCGGGATGGCGGCCCAGGAACTGAGCGTCCAGGTCATCTCCAACAACATCGCCAACCTGCGCACCACCGGTTTCAAGAAGCAAACCGCCGAGTTCCAGGACCTGATCTATCAGCACGTCGCCCGGGTCGGCGCCCAGGCCTCGACCCAGGGCACCATCCTGCCGGTCGGCATCGACATCGGCGGCGGCGTCAAGACCGTCGGCACGCCGCGCTCGATGACGCAAGGCACGCTGTCGCAGACCGGCAACGATCTCGACCTCGCCATCACCGGCGAAGGCTTCTTCAAGATCCTGATGCCCGATGGCACCTTCCAGTACACCCGCGACGGCACGTTCCAGATGGACAACACCGGCCGCATCGTCAACGCGCAAGGCAATCCGGTGCAGCCGACGATCACGATCCCGCAGAATTCCCAGGGCCTCGCCATCAACACGCAGGGCCAGGTCTCGGTGACCCAGCCGGGATCGACGACTTCCACCATCATCGGACAGATCGGGCTCACCCGCTTCGTCAACAAGGCCGGCCTCATGCCGGTCGGCAACAACAACTTCACCGACACGCCGTCTTCCGGCACGCCGCAGGACGGCATCGCGACCCTTGAAGGCTACGGCACCATCAACCAGGGCAGCCTCGAACAGGCCAATGTCGACGTGGTGTCGGAAATGTCCGACCTGATCGCCGCCCAGCGCGCCTACGAGATGAACGCCAAGGTGATCTCTGCCGCCGACCAGATGATGCAGTCGACCACGGCGCTGTTCCGCTAA
- the flgF gene encoding flagellar basal-body rod protein FlgF: protein MENALLINLSRQSALERQLDVIANNIANVNTSGFKADSSLFEEYLNTPAHEDNFVGSDRRVSFVQDRGTFRDMSTGPLDATKNPLDVAIDGSAFLTVQTPGGERYTRDGNLHINAQGQLVTVAGNPVIGASGPIVFQQTDHDINITPDGTITVVEGSGRTDSVRGTLRLVSFADAQKMLKEGLNLYAAGTAGAPQADTKSTVRQGFLEKSNVNAVGEMSRMMEVTRAYTSIATLMQQQSDLQKTAIQQLADVPT, encoded by the coding sequence ATGGAGAATGCGCTTCTCATCAACTTGTCGCGGCAATCCGCGCTCGAGCGTCAGCTCGATGTGATTGCGAACAATATCGCGAACGTCAACACGTCCGGTTTCAAGGCCGACAGTTCGCTGTTTGAGGAATATCTCAACACGCCCGCCCACGAAGACAACTTCGTCGGCAGCGACCGCCGCGTCAGCTTTGTCCAGGACCGCGGCACCTTCCGCGACATGAGCACGGGGCCGCTCGACGCGACCAAGAATCCGCTCGACGTCGCCATCGACGGCTCGGCTTTCCTGACCGTACAGACCCCTGGCGGCGAGCGCTACACCCGCGACGGCAACCTGCACATCAACGCCCAGGGCCAGCTGGTGACGGTCGCCGGCAACCCGGTGATCGGCGCCAGCGGCCCGATCGTCTTCCAGCAGACCGACCACGACATCAACATCACGCCGGACGGCACCATCACGGTGGTCGAAGGCAGCGGCCGCACGGATTCCGTCCGCGGCACGCTGCGCCTCGTCAGCTTTGCCGACGCGCAGAAAATGCTGAAGGAAGGCCTCAATCTTTATGCCGCTGGCACCGCCGGCGCGCCGCAAGCCGACACCAAGTCGACCGTGCGTCAGGGCTTCCTCGAGAAATCGAACGTCAATGCGGTCGGCGAGATGAGCCGCATGATGGAAGTCACCCGCGCCTACACCTCGATCGCAACTCTGATGCAGCAACAGAGCGATTTGCAGAAAACCGCCATCCAGCAACTTGCTGACGTACCGACCTAA
- the fliL gene encoding flagellar basal body-associated protein FliL: MADDEKDGAAEAATPAPKGKLKLIIAVVAVLAIVGGGSTWFFFLRGHGEEGHGHGHAEAAPPVKPPAYVEVPDMLVNLIGLPGERVQYLKAKIVLEVKEEKQAEAIKPALPRVTDIFQTYLRELRPSDLSGSAGLFRLKEDLTRRVNAAVAPNQVSAVLFKEVVIQ, encoded by the coding sequence ATGGCGGACGACGAGAAGGACGGCGCAGCGGAAGCTGCAACGCCCGCGCCCAAGGGCAAACTCAAGCTGATCATTGCTGTCGTTGCCGTGCTCGCGATCGTGGGCGGCGGCTCGACCTGGTTCTTCTTCCTGCGAGGCCATGGCGAGGAAGGGCACGGCCACGGGCACGCGGAAGCGGCGCCGCCGGTGAAGCCGCCGGCTTACGTCGAAGTGCCGGACATGCTGGTGAACCTGATCGGGCTGCCCGGTGAGCGGGTGCAATACCTCAAGGCCAAGATCGTGCTCGAGGTCAAGGAAGAGAAGCAGGCCGAGGCGATCAAGCCGGCGCTGCCGCGGGTGACCGATATCTTCCAGACCTACCTGCGCGAATTGCGTCCCTCCGACCTCAGCGGTTCGGCGGGTCTGTTTCGCCTGAAGGAAGATCTGACGCGACGCGTCAACGCCGCGGTGGCCCCCAACCAGGTCAGCGCGGTGCTGTTCAAGGAAGTCGTCATTCAGTGA
- the fliM gene encoding flagellar motor switch protein FliM: MAGNDPVDQDAIAAQWEASLDSADPAKDAAEAASNELSETMALQWAAMVEDGSRDFGGGKNGGERVLSQEEIDNLLGFNVGEVNLDDNSGIRAIIDSAMVSYERLPMLEIVFDRLVRLMTTSLRNFTSDNVEVSLDRITSVRFGDYMNSIPLPAVLCVFKAEEWENFGLVTVDSSLIYSMIDVLLGGRRGQTSMRIEGRPYTTIETNLVKRLVEVVMADAEQAFRPLSPVKFTIDRLETNPRFAAISRPANAAILVRLRIDMEDRGGNVELLLPYATIEPIRNVLLQMFMGEKFGRDPIWEGHFATEVAQAQIAVDAVLYEADIPLKQLMKLKVGDTLPLEMRADALVAVRCGNVTLTEGRMGRVGDRVAIRVAKQLRKPNTTFAMFEKADEQTKLMEAP; the protein is encoded by the coding sequence ATGGCGGGCAACGATCCAGTCGACCAGGATGCAATAGCGGCGCAATGGGAAGCGTCGCTTGACTCCGCGGACCCGGCCAAAGACGCCGCTGAAGCGGCGTCCAACGAGCTCTCCGAAACCATGGCCCTGCAATGGGCGGCCATGGTCGAAGACGGCAGCCGCGACTTCGGAGGCGGCAAGAACGGCGGCGAACGGGTTCTGTCGCAGGAGGAAATCGACAACCTGCTCGGCTTCAATGTCGGGGAGGTCAATCTCGACGACAATTCCGGCATTCGCGCCATCATCGATTCGGCGATGGTGTCCTACGAGCGCCTGCCGATGCTGGAAATCGTCTTCGACCGCTTGGTGCGGCTGATGACGACCTCGTTGCGCAACTTCACCTCCGACAACGTCGAAGTCTCGCTCGACCGCATCACCTCGGTCCGCTTCGGCGATTACATGAATTCGATTCCCTTGCCGGCCGTGCTCTGCGTGTTCAAGGCCGAGGAGTGGGAGAATTTCGGCCTCGTCACCGTCGACTCCAGCCTGATCTACTCGATGATCGACGTCCTGCTCGGCGGCCGCCGCGGACAGACCTCGATGCGCATCGAGGGCCGTCCCTACACCACGATCGAGACCAACCTCGTCAAGCGGCTGGTTGAGGTGGTGATGGCCGATGCCGAACAGGCGTTCCGGCCGCTGTCGCCGGTCAAATTCACCATCGATCGTCTCGAGACCAATCCGCGTTTTGCCGCGATCAGCCGCCCCGCAAACGCCGCGATCCTGGTTCGGCTGCGCATCGACATGGAAGACCGCGGCGGCAACGTCGAATTGCTGCTGCCCTATGCGACCATCGAACCGATCCGCAACGTGCTGTTGCAGATGTTCATGGGCGAAAAATTCGGCCGCGACCCGATCTGGGAAGGCCATTTCGCCACCGAAGTGGCGCAGGCGCAGATTGCGGTCGATGCCGTGCTCTATGAGGCCGACATTCCGCTCAAGCAACTCATGAAGCTGAAGGTCGGCGACACCCTGCCTCTGGAAATGCGGGCCGATGCGCTGGTGGCCGTGCGCTGCGGCAACGTGACCCTCACCGAAGGACGGATGGGGCGGGTCGGCGACCGCGTCGCCATTCGCGTCGCCAAGCAATTGCGCAAGCCGAATACGACCTTTGCAATGTTCGAGAAAGCCGACGAGCAGACCAAGCTGATGGAGGCTCCATGA
- a CDS encoding DUF6468 domain-containing protein translates to MSHFLGVVIESLVAILLMLTIGYCMLLNKRLKRLKADESSLKATIAELITATEIAERAIGGLKHTVRDVNENLGSQLTAATEMSAQLKLQLSECDGVVRRLSKITLAARPSTSAVAPEPAPVSTPAAAPAPVSNAKAVAAAAQAFSERRRSNGLAA, encoded by the coding sequence ATGAGTCATTTCCTGGGTGTAGTGATCGAGAGCCTGGTCGCGATTTTGCTTATGCTCACGATCGGCTACTGCATGTTGTTGAACAAGCGGCTCAAGCGGCTGAAGGCCGACGAGAGCTCGCTCAAGGCAACTATCGCCGAACTCATTACCGCAACCGAAATCGCCGAACGGGCGATCGGCGGCCTCAAGCACACCGTGCGCGACGTCAACGAAAACCTCGGCTCGCAACTGACGGCGGCAACCGAGATGTCGGCGCAACTGAAGCTGCAGCTCAGTGAATGCGACGGCGTCGTCCGCCGCCTGTCGAAGATCACGCTCGCCGCACGTCCCTCAACGAGCGCGGTGGCGCCGGAACCGGCGCCGGTTTCCACACCGGCTGCTGCGCCCGCGCCGGTATCGAACGCCAAAGCCGTTGCGGCAGCGGCCCAGGCATTTTCCGAACGTAGAAGGTCCAACGGGCTGGCTGCATGA
- a CDS encoding MotE family protein, with product MKPFRNIRVLPVVLVAIFGLAVLKIAGLVLDGGYVFDYRPGATKPSWAQETINFPGRRYVDASDITGSVEKEKEKPKEEAKPEVAKAETTAAPEQVQGVSASERAILERLQARRQELEARAREIDIRESLLKAAEKRAEGRVEEMKAIESRITGAAAQKADEDAARFKGIITMYEGMKPKDAAKVFDRLEMPVLFEIASHIAPRKMSDIMGQMQPEVAERLTVEMARRAGGDKSGSDAELPKIEGKIVPPQKPN from the coding sequence ATGAAACCGTTTCGTAACATTCGCGTCCTTCCCGTTGTTCTGGTTGCGATCTTTGGCCTGGCGGTGTTGAAGATTGCGGGCCTCGTGCTCGACGGCGGATATGTGTTCGACTATCGGCCCGGCGCGACCAAGCCATCCTGGGCGCAGGAAACGATCAACTTTCCCGGCCGCCGCTACGTCGATGCGTCCGACATCACCGGTTCGGTCGAGAAGGAAAAAGAGAAACCCAAAGAGGAAGCCAAGCCTGAAGTTGCGAAGGCCGAGACGACCGCCGCGCCCGAACAGGTCCAGGGGGTGTCCGCTTCCGAACGCGCGATCCTCGAGCGGTTGCAGGCGCGCCGTCAGGAGCTCGAGGCGAGGGCGCGCGAGATCGATATTCGCGAGAGCCTGTTGAAGGCCGCCGAAAAGCGCGCCGAAGGCCGCGTCGAGGAGATGAAGGCGATCGAATCCCGCATCACCGGCGCCGCCGCGCAGAAGGCCGACGAGGATGCCGCGCGCTTCAAGGGCATCATCACGATGTATGAAGGCATGAAGCCAAAGGACGCCGCCAAGGTGTTCGACCGGCTGGAAATGCCGGTGCTGTTCGAGATCGCATCCCACATCGCCCCACGCAAGATGTCCGACATCATGGGCCAAATGCAGCCCGAAGTGGCCGAGCGGCTCACGGTCGAGATGGCGCGCCGGGCCGGTGGCGACAAGTCAGGTTCCGATGCCGAGCTGCCGAAGATCGAAGGCAAGATCGTTCCGCCGCAGAAGCCCAATTAG